The following are from one region of the Streptococcus sp. 1643 genome:
- the dltD gene encoding D-alanyl-lipoteichoic acid biosynthesis protein DltD — MLKRLWLIFGPLLLASFLVFLLIFFYPSNLSHNLTEEKYSAAAISSESFKERSQKVRAFTEPNMRFIPFLGSSEWIRFDSMHPAVLAEKYSRPYRPYFLGQAGAASLNQYFGLQQILPEIEGKQAVFVISPQWFTEEDYEPAFFQNYFNNDQLTSFLENQSGDIGAKHAAKRLLKQNPGVSMKGIVEKLSKGEELSEIDHAIIKAFARFNERQASLFGQFSIRGKLKYKEHVENYLKDLPDQFSYEELEKIARKDAEANTNNNDMGIENQFYKTQVKDYLEKYKGYQKNYNFLKSSEYNDLQLVLNQFAKSKVNVLFVIQPVNKKWMAHTGLSEEMYQHAVEKIRYQLESQGFTNIADFSKKGGDPYFVKDTIHIGWLGWLAFDKVVNPFLTDPTPAPDYQMNDRFFSTDWATYDGNIKDFQ; from the coding sequence ATGCTTAAGCGTTTGTGGTTAATCTTTGGTCCACTGCTTCTTGCTAGTTTTCTTGTTTTCTTACTAATCTTTTTCTATCCAAGCAATCTAAGTCATAATTTGACTGAAGAAAAATATTCTGCAGCAGCGATTAGTTCGGAGAGCTTTAAAGAGAGAAGCCAAAAAGTGAGAGCCTTTACAGAACCCAATATGCGCTTTATCCCTTTTCTAGGGTCAAGTGAGTGGATCCGTTTTGATAGTATGCATCCAGCGGTCTTGGCAGAGAAGTATAGCCGTCCCTATCGTCCTTATTTTTTGGGTCAGGCAGGAGCAGCCTCTCTCAATCAGTATTTTGGTTTGCAGCAAATCTTGCCAGAAATTGAGGGAAAGCAGGCGGTGTTTGTCATCTCTCCTCAGTGGTTTACAGAGGAGGACTATGAGCCAGCATTCTTCCAAAACTACTTTAACAACGATCAGTTGACATCCTTTCTAGAAAATCAATCGGGAGATATAGGAGCCAAACATGCGGCTAAACGTCTCTTAAAGCAAAATCCAGGAGTCTCTATGAAGGGCATCGTTGAGAAGCTGTCAAAGGGTGAGGAATTATCAGAGATCGACCATGCTATTATCAAGGCTTTTGCACGTTTTAATGAGCGTCAGGCCTCTCTATTTGGGCAATTTTCCATTCGAGGAAAACTCAAGTACAAGGAACACGTGGAGAACTATTTAAAAGATCTTCCAGATCAATTTTCTTATGAAGAGTTAGAAAAAATTGCTCGAAAGGATGCAGAAGCCAATACCAATAATAACGATATGGGAATTGAAAATCAATTTTATAAGACTCAGGTGAAAGACTACCTAGAGAAGTATAAGGGCTATCAAAAAAATTACAATTTCCTCAAGTCGTCTGAATATAATGATTTGCAGTTGGTTCTCAATCAATTTGCAAAATCAAAGGTCAATGTCCTTTTTGTGATCCAGCCTGTCAATAAAAAATGGATGGCCCATACAGGGCTCAGCGAGGAAATGTACCAACATGCTGTGGAAAAAATTCGTTACCAGTTAGAAAGTCAAGGCTTTACCAACATTGCTGACTTTTCTAAAAAAGGCGGAGATCCCTACTTTGTTAAGGATACTATTCATATTGGCTGGTTGGGCTGGCTGGCTTTTGATAAGGTTGTCAATCCCTTCTTGACGGATCCAACTCCAGCTCCAGACTACCAGATGAATGACCGCTTCTTTAGCACGGACTGGGCGACCTATGATGGGAACATCAAAGATTTCCAATAA
- a CDS encoding teichoic acid D-Ala incorporation-associated protein DltX — MKKKRTFYIFCAQTFLYFVILLGLLYFFSYLGQGQGGFIYNEF; from the coding sequence ATGAAAAAAAAGAGAACATTTTATATTTTTTGTGCTCAAACATTTCTGTATTTCGTTATTTTGCTTGGTTTGCTTTATTTTTTTAGTTACCTTGGACAGGGGCAAGGTGGCTTTATCTATAACGAATTTTAA
- the glpO gene encoding type 1 glycerol-3-phosphate oxidase has product MEFSKKTRELSIKKMQERTLDLLIIGGGITGAGVALQAAASGLDTGLIEMQDFAEGTSSRSTKLVHGGLRYLKQFDVEVVSDTVSERAVVQQIAPHIPKPDPMLLPVYDEDGATFSLFRLKVAMDLYDLLAGVSNTPAANKVLSKEEVLERQPNLKKEGLVGGGVYLDFRNNDARLVIENIKRANQDGALIANHVKAEGFLFDESGKITGVVARDLLTDQVFEIKARLVINTTGPWSDKVRNLSNKGTQFSQMRPTKGVHLVVDSSKIKVSQPVYFDTGLGDGRMVFVLPRENKTYFGTTDTDYTGDLEHPKVTQEDVDYLLGIVNNRFPEANITIDDIESSWAGLRPLIAGNSASDYNGGNNGTISDESFNSLIATVEAYLSKEKTREDVESAVSKLESSTSEKHLDPSAVSRGSSLDRDDNGLLTLAGGKITDYRKMAEGAMERVVDILKAEFDRSFKLINSKTYPVSGGELNPANVDSEIEAFAQLGVSRGLDSKEAHYLANLYGSNAPKVFALAHSLEQAPGLSLADTLSLHYAMRNELALSPVDFLLRRTNHMLFMRDSLDSIVEPVLDEMGRFYDWTEEEKAAYRVDVEAALAQNDLAELKN; this is encoded by the coding sequence ATGGAATTTTCAAAGAAAACACGTGAATTATCAATTAAAAAAATGCAGGAACGCACTCTGGACCTTTTGATTATCGGTGGAGGGATTACAGGGGCTGGTGTAGCCTTGCAGGCGGCAGCTAGTGGACTTGACACTGGATTGATTGAAATGCAGGACTTCGCAGAAGGGACATCCAGCCGTTCAACAAAATTGGTCCACGGAGGTCTGCGTTACCTCAAACAATTTGACGTGGAAGTGGTATCAGATACAGTTTCTGAGCGCGCGGTGGTTCAACAAATCGCTCCACACATTCCAAAACCAGATCCAATGCTCTTGCCAGTTTACGATGAGGATGGAGCGACCTTTAGCCTTTTCCGTCTCAAAGTAGCCATGGACTTGTACGACCTTTTGGCAGGTGTTAGCAACACGCCAGCTGCTAACAAGGTCTTGAGTAAGGAAGAAGTCTTGGAACGCCAGCCAAACTTGAAGAAAGAAGGCTTGGTAGGAGGTGGAGTTTATCTTGACTTCCGTAACAACGATGCGCGTCTCGTGATTGAAAACATTAAACGTGCCAACCAAGACGGTGCCCTCATTGCCAACCACGTTAAGGCAGAAGGCTTCCTCTTTGATGAAAGTGGCAAGATTACAGGTGTTGTAGCTCGTGATTTGTTGACAGACCAAGTCTTTGAAATCAAGGCTCGCCTAGTTATTAACACAACTGGACCTTGGAGCGATAAGGTACGTAATTTGTCCAATAAGGGAACCCAATTCTCACAAATGCGCCCAACTAAGGGAGTTCACTTGGTAGTGGATTCAAGCAAGATCAAGGTTTCACAGCCAGTTTACTTTGATACAGGTTTGGGAGACGGCCGGATGGTCTTTGTCCTCCCACGTGAAAACAAGACTTACTTTGGTACAACGGATACAGACTACACAGGCGATTTGGAACATCCAAAAGTGACGCAGGAAGATGTAGATTATCTACTTGGTATTGTCAACAACCGCTTCCCAGAAGCCAATATCACCATTGATGATATCGAAAGCAGCTGGGCTGGTCTTCGTCCATTGATTGCAGGCAATAGCGCTTCTGACTACAATGGCGGAAATAACGGAACCATTAGTGATGAGAGCTTCAATAGCTTGATTGCGACTGTCGAAGCTTATCTCTCGAAAGAAAAAACGCGTGAAGATGTTGAATCTGCTGTTAGCAAGCTTGAAAGCAGCACTTCTGAAAAACACTTGGACCCATCTGCAGTTTCTCGTGGCTCTAGCTTGGATCGTGATGACAATGGCTTGTTGACCCTTGCTGGTGGTAAAATCACAGACTACCGTAAGATGGCTGAAGGAGCTATGGAGCGTGTGGTTGACATCCTCAAAGCCGAATTTGACCGTAGCTTTAAACTCATCAACTCGAAGACTTACCCTGTTTCAGGTGGAGAATTGAACCCAGCAAATGTGGACTCAGAAATTGAAGCCTTTGCGCAACTTGGAGTTTCACGTGGTTTGGATAGCAAGGAAGCTCACTATCTAGCAAATCTTTACGGTTCAAATGCACCGAAGGTCTTTGCCCTTGCTCACAGCTTGGAACAAGCGCCAGGACTCAGCTTGGCAGATACCTTGTCCCTTCACTATGCAATGCGCAATGAGTTGGCTCTTAGCCCAGTTGACTTCCTCCTTCGTCGTACCAACCACATGCTCTTCATGCGTGATAGTTTGGATAGCATCGTTGAGCCAGTTTTGGATGAAATGGGACGATTCTATGATTGGACAGAAGAAGAAAAAGCAGCCTACCGTGTGGATGTCGAGGCAGCTCTTGCTCAAAACGATTTGGCAGAACTAAAAAATTAA
- the dltA gene encoding D-alanine--poly(phosphoribitol) ligase subunit DltA: protein MSNKPIVDMIETIEHFAQTQASYPVYNVLGREHTYGDLKVDSDSLAAAIDQLNLPEKSPVVVFGGQEYEMLATFVALTKSGHAYIPIDSHSALERVSAIVEVAEPSLIIAISNFSLEQTSIPMLNLEQVHEAFAQASSYEMNHPVKGDDNYYIIFTSGTTGKPKGVQISHDNLLSFTNWMITDKEFATPSRPQMLAQPPYSFDLSVMYWAPTLALGGTLFALPSAITQDFKKLFATIFSLPIAIWTSTPSFADMAMLSEDFNSEKMPGITHFYFDGEELTVKTAQKLRERFPNARIINAYGPTEATVALSAVAVTDEMLKTLKRLPIGYTKADSPTFIIDEEGKKVPNGEQGEIIVSGPAVSKGYMNNPEKTAEAFFEFEGLPAYHTGDVGTMTDEGLLLYGGRMDFQIKFNGYRIELEDVSQNLNKSRFIESAVAVPRYNKDHKVQNLLAYVILKDGVHEQFERDIDITKAIKGDLADIMMSYMMPSKFLYRDSLPLTPNGKIDIKGLINEVNSR from the coding sequence GTGTCAAATAAACCCATAGTTGATATGATTGAAACGATTGAGCACTTTGCTCAGACACAAGCTAGTTATCCTGTTTACAACGTTTTGGGGCGAGAGCATACTTATGGAGATTTGAAGGTTGATTCGGATAGTTTGGCTGCAGCCATTGATCAGTTGAATTTGCCAGAAAAATCTCCAGTCGTCGTTTTTGGTGGTCAGGAATATGAGATGTTGGCTACCTTTGTAGCGCTAACTAAGTCAGGTCATGCCTATATCCCCATCGATAGCCATTCAGCCTTGGAACGAGTTTCCGCTATCGTAGAAGTAGCAGAACCGAGCTTGATTATTGCCATCTCGAATTTTTCATTAGAGCAAACTAGCATACCGATGCTGAATTTAGAGCAAGTCCATGAAGCTTTTGCTCAAGCTTCTAGCTACGAGATGAACCATCCAGTCAAGGGAGATGATAATTACTACATTATCTTTACTTCTGGTACGACCGGTAAGCCTAAGGGAGTGCAGATTTCCCATGACAATCTCCTCAGCTTTACCAACTGGATGATTACAGATAAGGAATTTGCGACACCAAGTCGTCCACAAATGCTGGCCCAACCACCCTACTCTTTTGACCTATCTGTCATGTACTGGGCACCGACCTTGGCACTTGGTGGCACGCTTTTCGCTCTTCCTTCAGCCATTACTCAGGACTTCAAAAAACTCTTTGCGACCATCTTTTCCTTGCCAATCGCTATCTGGACCTCGACGCCTTCCTTTGCAGATATGGCCATGTTGTCAGAAGACTTTAATAGTGAGAAAATGCCAGGAATCACGCATTTCTACTTTGATGGTGAAGAATTGACGGTCAAAACAGCTCAAAAACTGCGCGAGCGATTCCCAAATGCTCGTATTATCAATGCCTACGGACCAACAGAAGCGACAGTAGCCCTATCAGCAGTTGCCGTAACAGACGAAATGTTGAAGACTCTCAAACGCCTACCAATCGGCTATACCAAGGCGGATTCTCCAACCTTTATCATTGATGAGGAAGGGAAGAAAGTTCCAAATGGTGAACAGGGAGAAATCATCGTTTCTGGGCCAGCTGTTTCAAAAGGTTATATGAATAATCCTGAAAAAACAGCAGAAGCTTTCTTTGAATTCGAAGGTCTGCCGGCCTACCACACAGGGGATGTAGGAACTATGACAGATGAGGGCTTGCTTCTCTACGGTGGACGGATGGACTTCCAGATTAAGTTTAATGGTTATCGTATTGAGCTTGAAGATGTTTCGCAAAATCTTAATAAGTCTCGCTTTATAGAATCAGCTGTTGCTGTCCCACGCTATAACAAGGATCACAAGGTACAAAATTTACTGGCCTATGTCATCTTAAAAGATGGTGTTCATGAGCAGTTTGAACGGGATATCGATATAACCAAGGCTATCAAGGGAGACTTGGCTGATATCATGATGTCCTATATGATGCCGTCTAAATTCCTATACCGAGACAGCTTACCGCTGACTCCTAATGGTAAGATTGACATCAAGGGCTTGATTAACGAGGTAAACAGCCGATGA
- the glpK gene encoding glycerol kinase GlpK codes for MSQEKYIMAIDQGTTSSRAIIFNKKGEKVSSSQKEFTQIFPQAGWVEHNANEIWNSVQSVIAGAFIESGVKPSQIEAIGITNQRETTVVWDKKTGLPIYNAIVWQSRQTAPLAEQLKSQGYVEKFHEKTGLIIDAYFSATKVRWILDHVEGAQERAEKGELLFGTIDTWLVWKLTDGAAHVTDYSNAARTMLYNIKELKWDDEILEILNIPKAMLPEVRSNSEIYGKTAPFHFYGGEVPISGMAGDQQAALFGQLAFEPGMVKNTYGTGSFIIMNTGEEMQLSENNLLTTIGYGINGKVYYALEGSIFIAGSAIQWLRDGLRMVENSPESEKYALNSHNNDEVYVVPAFTGLGAPYWNQNARGSVFGLTRGTTKEDFIKATLQSIAYQVRDIIDTMQVDAQTAIQVLKVDGGAAMNNFLMQFQADILGIDIARAKNLETTALGAAFLAGLAVGYWKDLDELKLLNETGELFEPSMNESRKEQLYKGWKKAVKATQVFAEIDD; via the coding sequence ATGTCACAAGAAAAATACATCATGGCTATTGACCAAGGAACGACTAGTTCTCGTGCCATCATTTTTAACAAAAAAGGAGAAAAGGTCAGCTCCAGTCAAAAAGAGTTTACTCAGATTTTCCCTCAAGCAGGTTGGGTAGAGCACAATGCCAATGAAATTTGGAACTCTGTTCAGTCAGTTATCGCAGGTGCTTTCATCGAAAGTGGTGTGAAACCAAGTCAAATCGAAGCAATCGGGATTACCAACCAGCGTGAAACAACTGTCGTCTGGGATAAGAAAACAGGACTTCCTATCTACAATGCTATCGTTTGGCAATCACGCCAGACAGCACCTCTGGCTGAACAACTAAAAAGCCAAGGTTATGTGGAAAAATTCCATGAAAAGACTGGTTTGATCATCGATGCTTACTTCTCTGCTACCAAGGTTCGTTGGATTTTGGACCATGTAGAGGGAGCGCAAGAAAGAGCTGAAAAGGGTGAATTGCTCTTTGGTACCATTGATACTTGGTTAGTTTGGAAATTGACTGACGGTGCGGCTCACGTGACGGACTACTCCAATGCAGCTCGTACCATGCTCTATAACATTAAAGAACTCAAATGGGATGATGAAATTTTGGAAATCCTCAACATTCCTAAGGCTATGCTCCCAGAAGTTCGTTCTAACTCTGAAATCTACGGCAAGACTGCTCCATTCCATTTCTACGGTGGAGAAGTGCCAATTTCAGGTATGGCTGGTGACCAACAGGCAGCCCTCTTCGGACAGTTGGCCTTTGAACCAGGGATGGTCAAGAATACTTATGGAACAGGTTCTTTCATCATCATGAACACTGGTGAAGAGATGCAGTTGTCTGAAAACAACCTTTTGACAACGATTGGTTACGGAATCAACGGCAAGGTTTACTATGCCTTGGAAGGTTCTATCTTCATTGCTGGAAGTGCCATTCAGTGGCTTCGTGATGGACTTCGCATGGTTGAAAATTCACCAGAGTCTGAAAAATATGCTCTCAATTCTCACAACAATGACGAAGTCTATGTCGTACCTGCCTTTACAGGTCTAGGGGCACCATACTGGAACCAAAACGCTCGAGGCTCTGTCTTTGGCTTGACTCGTGGAACAACTAAAGAAGACTTTATCAAGGCGACTTTGCAATCTATCGCTTATCAAGTACGTGACATCATTGACACCATGCAAGTGGATGCTCAGACAGCTATCCAGGTCTTGAAGGTGGATGGTGGTGCAGCCATGAACAACTTCCTCATGCAGTTCCAAGCTGACATCTTGGGAATTGATATCGCACGCGCTAAAAACTTGGAAACAACTGCCCTCGGTGCAGCCTTCCTAGCTGGTTTGGCAGTGGGTTACTGGAAGGATTTGGACGAGTTGAAACTCTTGAACGAGACAGGAGAACTCTTTGAGCCATCCATGAACGAATCGCGCAAGGAACAACTCTACAAGGGCTGGAAGAAGGCTGTGAAAGCAACGCAAGTCTTTGCGGAAATCGACGACTAA
- the dltC gene encoding D-alanine--poly(phosphoribitol) ligase subunit DltC gives MDIKSEVIEIIDELFMEDVSDMMDEDLFDAGVLDSMGTVELIVEIENRFDIRVPVTEFGRDDWNTANKIVAGITELKNA, from the coding sequence ATGGATATCAAATCAGAAGTTATCGAAATTATTGATGAGTTGTTTATGGAAGATGTTTCTGACATGATGGATGAGGACCTCTTTGATGCAGGTGTCTTGGATAGCATGGGAACGGTTGAATTGATTGTTGAGATTGAAAATCGTTTTGACATTCGTGTTCCAGTGACGGAGTTCGGTCGTGATGACTGGAATACGGCTAATAAAATCGTAGCAGGTATCACGGAGTTAAAGAATGCTTAA
- a CDS encoding MIP/aquaporin family protein, with the protein MMKELFGEFLGTLILILLGNGVVAGVVLPKTKSNNSGWIVITMGWGIAVAVAAFVSGTLSPAHLNPAVTFAMALKGTLSWASVFPYILAQFAGAMVAQILVWLQFKPHYEAEENAGNILATFSTGPAIKNTVSNLVSEILGTFVLLLTIFALGLYDLQAGLGTFAVGTLIVGIGLSLGGTTGYALNPARDLGPRIMHSILPIPNKGDGDWSYAWIPVVGPILGAALAVLVFSLF; encoded by the coding sequence ATGATGAAAGAATTATTTGGAGAATTTTTGGGGACCTTAATCCTGATCCTCCTAGGAAATGGTGTTGTTGCAGGTGTGGTTCTTCCCAAAACCAAGAGCAACAATTCAGGATGGATCGTGATTACTATGGGATGGGGAATTGCTGTAGCCGTTGCGGCCTTTGTATCTGGCACGCTCAGTCCAGCCCACCTAAATCCAGCTGTGACGTTTGCGATGGCCTTAAAAGGAACGCTCTCTTGGGCTTCTGTTTTCCCTTATATCCTAGCCCAATTTGCAGGAGCGATGGTGGCTCAGATTTTGGTTTGGTTGCAATTCAAACCACATTATGAGGCAGAAGAAAACGCAGGAAATATCCTAGCAACCTTCAGTACTGGCCCTGCCATCAAGAACACAGTATCCAACTTGGTTAGCGAAATCCTTGGAACCTTTGTTTTGCTCTTGACAATCTTTGCCTTGGGGCTCTATGACCTTCAGGCAGGATTAGGGACCTTTGCAGTGGGGACCTTGATTGTCGGTATCGGTCTTTCACTAGGTGGGACAACTGGTTATGCCTTGAACCCAGCTCGTGACCTTGGCCCTCGCATCATGCACAGCATCTTACCAATTCCAAATAAGGGAGACGGAGACTGGTCTTATGCTTGGATTCCTGTTGTAGGACCTATCCTCGGTGCAGCCCTAGCAGTTCTCGTATTTTCACTTTTCTAA
- the dltB gene encoding D-alanyl-lipoteichoic acid biosynthesis protein DltB, whose product MMEFFKQFPHLEPYGNPQYFLYIIGATLPIFIGLFFKKRFALYEVLVSLFFILAMLTGGKTDQISALLLYVVWQLLLVFFYKRYRKKRDSQWVFYLVSFLSLLPIIFVKVAPSIHAPQSLLGFLGISYLTFRSVGMIIELRDGVIRDFTLWEFLRFLLFMPTFSSGPIDRFKRFNENYQTIPERDELMDMLEEAVKYTMLGFLYKFILAHILGEILLPPLKNLALQTGGFFNHYALAVMYTFGLELFFDFAGYSMFALAISNLMGIRSPINFNKPFLSRDLKEFWNRWHMSLSFWFRDFVFMRMVMVLTRKKVFKNRNVTSSVAYIVNMLIMGFWHGVTWYYIAYGLFHGIGLVINDAWVRKKKALNKERKKAGKAALPENRWIQLLGMVVTFHVVMFSFLIFSGFLNDLWFKK is encoded by the coding sequence ATGATGGAATTTTTCAAACAGTTTCCTCATTTGGAACCTTATGGGAATCCACAGTATTTTCTATACATCATCGGTGCGACCTTGCCCATCTTTATCGGCCTCTTTTTCAAGAAACGTTTTGCCTTGTACGAGGTGCTTGTTAGTCTTTTCTTTATCCTAGCCATGTTGACAGGTGGGAAGACGGATCAAATCAGTGCTCTCCTCCTTTATGTCGTTTGGCAGTTACTACTTGTTTTTTTCTACAAAAGGTACAGGAAAAAGCGGGATAGTCAGTGGGTGTTTTATCTGGTTAGCTTTTTATCTTTATTGCCAATTATCTTTGTGAAAGTAGCTCCTTCTATTCATGCTCCCCAGTCCTTGCTTGGCTTTTTGGGAATCTCATACTTGACTTTTCGTTCTGTTGGGATGATCATCGAGCTGAGAGATGGGGTGATTAGGGATTTCACCTTGTGGGAATTTCTCCGTTTTCTTCTCTTTATGCCGACCTTCTCAAGTGGTCCCATTGATCGTTTTAAACGCTTCAATGAAAATTATCAGACTATTCCTGAGCGGGATGAGTTGATGGATATGCTGGAAGAGGCTGTCAAGTATACCATGCTTGGCTTTCTATATAAGTTTATCTTGGCCCATATTCTAGGAGAGATTTTGCTACCTCCTTTAAAGAACTTGGCCCTGCAGACTGGTGGCTTCTTTAACCATTATGCCCTAGCGGTCATGTACACTTTTGGTTTGGAATTGTTCTTTGATTTTGCAGGCTACTCTATGTTTGCCTTAGCCATTTCAAACTTAATGGGGATTCGTAGTCCTATAAACTTCAACAAGCCTTTTTTATCAAGGGATTTAAAGGAATTTTGGAATCGTTGGCACATGAGCCTGTCTTTTTGGTTCCGTGACTTTGTCTTTATGCGGATGGTCATGGTGTTGACTAGAAAGAAGGTCTTTAAGAATCGCAATGTGACTTCAAGTGTCGCCTATATTGTAAATATGCTGATTATGGGATTTTGGCACGGAGTGACCTGGTACTACATCGCCTACGGACTCTTTCATGGGATTGGACTGGTCATCAATGACGCTTGGGTTCGCAAGAAAAAAGCACTCAATAAAGAACGCAAAAAAGCTGGGAAGGCTGCTTTACCTGAGAATCGCTGGATTCAGTTGCTTGGCATGGTTGTCACCTTCCATGTCGTCATGTTTTCATTCTTGATCTTTTCTGGATTCTTGAATGATTTGTGGTTTAAAAAATAA
- a CDS encoding helix-turn-helix domain-containing protein encodes MYLGDLMEKAESGQFLVLSFLLQDSQTTVKKAMEETGFSKATLTKYISLINENALGRGLELTIHLEDENLRLSIGAAIKGREIRSLFLDNAIKYQILVYLLYHQQFLAHQLAQELMISEATLGRHLASLNQILSEFDLSIQNGRWRGPEHQIRYFYFCLFRKVWSSQEWEGHMQKAERKQDIATLEEICGASLSSGQKLDLVLWNHISQQRLRVNACQFQVIEEKMQGYFDNIFYLRLLRKTPSFFGGQHIPLGTEDGEMMIFFSFLLSHRILPLHTMEYILGFGGQLADLLTQLIQEMKKEELLGDYTEDHVTYELSQLCGQVYLYKGYILQDRYKYQIEHRHPYLLMEHDFRGIAERIFHILPTFQQGTDLDKKILWEWLQLIEYMAENGGQHMRIGLDLTSGFLVFSRMAALLKRYLEYNRFITIEAYDPSRHYDLLITNNPIHKKEQTPVYYLKNDLDMEDLAKIRQMLFA; translated from the coding sequence ATGTATTTAGGTGATTTGATGGAAAAAGCCGAATCTGGCCAATTTTTAGTCCTCTCCTTTCTATTACAAGATTCGCAGACAACAGTCAAGAAAGCCATGGAAGAAACAGGTTTTTCAAAGGCGACCTTAACCAAGTACATTTCTCTGATTAACGAAAATGCCTTGGGAAGAGGTTTAGAGCTGACCATCCACTTGGAAGATGAAAATCTGCGTTTGTCGATTGGTGCGGCTATCAAGGGGAGAGAGATTCGGAGCTTGTTTTTAGACAATGCCATTAAGTACCAAATTTTGGTTTACCTTCTCTATCACCAACAGTTTCTAGCTCATCAGTTGGCTCAAGAATTGATGATTAGCGAGGCCACGCTTGGTCGCCACTTAGCTAGTCTAAATCAGATTTTGTCAGAGTTTGACTTATCCATCCAAAATGGCCGTTGGCGAGGTCCGGAGCATCAGATTCGCTATTTTTATTTCTGTCTTTTCCGCAAGGTTTGGTCCAGTCAGGAGTGGGAAGGTCACATGCAGAAAGCTGAGAGAAAGCAGGATATTGCTACTCTAGAAGAAATCTGCGGTGCCAGCTTGTCTTCGGGTCAGAAATTAGACTTGGTTCTCTGGAATCATATCAGTCAACAGCGCCTTCGGGTTAACGCCTGTCAGTTTCAAGTCATAGAAGAAAAAATGCAGGGGTATTTTGACAATATTTTCTATCTTCGTTTGCTTAGAAAGACTCCTTCTTTTTTTGGTGGCCAGCACATTCCTCTAGGAACTGAGGATGGGGAGATGATGATTTTCTTCTCTTTCCTCCTTTCTCATCGCATTTTGCCCCTTCATACTATGGAGTATATTCTTGGTTTTGGAGGGCAATTAGCCGATTTGCTGACGCAATTGATTCAAGAAATGAAGAAGGAGGAGCTGCTGGGGGACTACACAGAGGACCATGTCACCTATGAACTGAGTCAGCTTTGTGGTCAAGTTTATCTCTACAAGGGCTATATCTTGCAAGATCGCTACAAGTATCAGATAGAGCATCGGCACCCTTATTTGCTGATGGAACATGATTTTAGAGGAATTGCAGAGAGAATTTTTCATATTTTGCCTACCTTTCAACAGGGGACGGATTTGGATAAGAAAATTCTCTGGGAATGGCTCCAGTTGATAGAGTATATGGCAGAAAATGGTGGCCAACATATGAGGATTGGTTTGGATTTGACATCTGGTTTCCTTGTCTTTTCTAGGATGGCTGCCCTTTTGAAACGGTATTTGGAATACAATCGTTTCATTACTATTGAAGCCTATGACCCCAGTCGACATTATGATTTGTTAATTACCAACAACCCGATTCATAAGAAAGAACAGACTCCGGTTTATTATTTAAAAAATGATTTGGATATGGAGGATTTGGCGAAGATTCGTCAGATGCTATTTGCTTAA